One region of Juglans regia cultivar Chandler chromosome 4, Walnut 2.0, whole genome shotgun sequence genomic DNA includes:
- the LOC118348305 gene encoding uncharacterized protein LOC118348305 yields MKVVSLRGIRKAIAIYTLLVLIALIGELDSHELRPSYHGLDYQSSAAVAGHESAPEMRSFFGGSSSPTSTVAMPKAMNSNSTNNDTSWWGGHSAGGKDHVREVLLVASVACGITGVALLVASTLICVFKSRRQRSPPVPPPTSAVAASSCHDAENKLQIVVRDS; encoded by the coding sequence ATGAAAGTGGTGTCATTGAGAGGAATACGGAAGGCAATTGCCATCTACACGCTGTTGGTCTTGATTGCGCTCATCGGAGAATTGGATTCCCACGAGTTGCGGCCGTCGTACCACGGACTCGACTACCAGAGTTCTGCGGCGGTGGCGGGACACGAGTCAGCGCCGGAGATGAGGTCGTTCTTCGGCGGATCTTCTTCTCCGACGTCGACCGTGGCGATGCCGAAGGCCATGAACTCCAACTCCACTAACAACGACACGTCGTGGTGGGGAGGCCATTCAGCCGGTGGGAAAGATCACGTGAGGGAGGTGCTGCTGGTGGCTAGCGTAGCGTGCGGCATCACAGGTGTCGCTTTGTTAGTGGCCTCCACTCTGATTTGCGTGTTCAAATCCCGACGACAAAGATCACCGCCGGTGCCACCACCAACTTCGGCGGTGGCGGCATCATCATGTCATGATGCTGAGAATAAGTTGCAGATAGTGGTTCGTGATTCTTGA